The Macadamia integrifolia cultivar HAES 741 unplaced genomic scaffold, SCU_Mint_v3 scaffold_187A, whole genome shotgun sequence genome contains a region encoding:
- the LOC122071073 gene encoding uncharacterized protein LOC122071073 gives MENPKREGSIDENKIEGSDRLNQTSDEVSDESAAVGVSSRESETSCVSSSGPSITPRGIRRISGNERDLTERLRGIFRDEGDEDLLLQSTDRGNGILQWLQALDVQVMGGCRADERLKPLLKLNVSSGITDDSLLAHISQHFEVPEVGILARCLCIPLVTMRVGKVVKQGTLLFPTATRGNFYITLLPTSDLRISFAGDDGCSEKVVTLSSNSESSVVIEDIPADNSGRSFCIKLPDGKVLYFWCSEKSKLLGMELLAKMKDIVRRKPSLAQLTGISESRLDCFATHLRAYLIGSTVSTTQANANVSSSSVDTVSNSLELDQSTQLVPASTKPCRARYNSSQVAKTHALYQGSLSPRSNSFKDGFPRNVSLAKTVSREKIKRRGDGHLSVENLPVASKSAAQGCLVEVSGSQPLRPLGFLRSLGKPDSLPALTPLSSQIPSKSSSNYSPYYCWCPPRTSTLQCSATLPQLPIPLSDYSLSLPTLSSLSFDMSSPSPLFPPKSSVDVTGIISLDFPAFLPDPVNQLPLPVSSIISAASSQQIQTFTPLMCDPIVHILDVCSSGQGYLVTAGPLSTPVPSLHSNLVGPLITETESVVEKGARETLRLLISSTKTNPQLMGVIPVVLNSTDKKHGNLAVESRGLYSGIRDVGAIENTVGMVGLVSQQMVHCGEDDLDNISQVAEGPEKSCSDDGGAKTDWK, from the exons ATGGAAAACCCAAAGAGAGAAGGTTCGATTGATGAGAATAAAATTGAGGGATCGGATCGTTTGAATCAAACTTCCGATGAGGTTTCTGATGAATCCGCTGCTGTTGGTGTTTCGTCGAGGGAATCTGAAACCTCTTGTGTTAGTTCTAGCGGCCCTTCGATTACTCCGCGGGGGATTAGGAGAATCTCTGGAAATGAACGAGATCTTACCGAGAGGCTTAGGGGTATCTTCAGGGATGAGGGTGATGAAGATCTGTTGCTGCAGAGTACCGATCGAGGAAACGGCATCCTTCAGTGGCTACAGGCCTTGGATGTGCAGGTTATGGGAGGTTGCCGTGCCGATGAAAGGCTGAAGCCGTTGCTGAAACTGAATGTCTCGAGTGGTATTACGGATGATAGCTTGCTGGCGCATATAAGTCAG CATTTTGAGGTCCCGGAAGTTGGTATACTGGCGAGATGTTTGTGTATTCCTCTAGTTACCATGCGTGTAGGGAAGGTCGTCAAGCAAGGAACCCTTTTGTTTCCAACCGCTACAAG GGGAAATTTCTATATCACTCTTTTGCCCACATCTGATTTGCGAATATCATTTGCTGGGGATGATGGCTGCTCAGAGAAAGTAGTAACATTGAGTAGCAATTCTGAAAGCTCTGTAGTAATAGAAGATATCCCAGCTGACAATTCTGGTCGTTCTTTCTGTATAAAGCTACCAGATGGGAAAGTCTTGTACTTCTGGTGCTCGGAGAAATCAAAGCTCCTTGGCATGGAGTTGCTTGCAAAG ATGAAGGATATTGTTAGGAGGAAGCCTTCTCTAGCTCAGCTAACTGGAATCAGTGAGTCACGCCTTGACTGCTTTGCAACTCATCTCCGTGCTTATCTAATTGGATCAACAGTGAGCACTACCCAAGCAAATGCAAATGTCTCATCTTCTTCAGTGGATACTGTATCTAACTCCCTTGAGTTGGACCAGAGCACCCAACTTGTGCCTGCATCTACAAAACCATGCCGTGCACGATACAACAGTAGTCAAGTAGCAAAAACTCATGCCCTCTATCAAGGCAGCCTCAGCCCAAGATCTAATTCTTTCAAGGATGGCTTTCCAAGGAACGTTTCCCTTGCTAAAACTGTTTCTAGAGAAAAGATCAAGCGGCGGGGAGATGGTCATCTTTCAGTTGAGAACCTACCTGTTGCTTCCAAATCTGCTGCACAAGGATGTCTTGTGGAGGTCAGTGGATCCCAGCCCCTACGGCCATTAGGCTTCTTGCGATCTCTTGGGAAGCCGGATTCTCTACCAGCATTAACTCCATTGTCATCCCAAATTCCATCCAAGAGTAGTTCAAATTATTCTCCCTACTACTGCTGGTGCCCTCCCCGCACATCAACCTTGCAATGCTCTGCAACACTTCCACAACTGCCTATCCCATTGAGTGATTATTCTTTGTCTCTGCCGACTTTGTCTTCCTTGTCATTCGACATGAGTTCCCCTAGCCCCCTGTTCCCACCAAAGAGTTCTGTTGATGTCACTGGTATTATATCATTGGATTTCCCTGCTTTCCTGCCTGACCCAGTGAATCAGTTACCTCTCCCAGTTTCTTCGATCATCAGTGCAGCAAGCTCTCAGCAGATTCAAACTTTCACTCCCTTGATGTGTGACCCTATAGTGCACATTCTTGATGTCTGCTCTTCAGGTCAAGGCTACTTGGTCACTGCAGGGCCTCTTTCAACCCCTGTACCATCTTTGCACTCAAACCTTGTGGGCCCGTTGATCACAGAAACAGAATCAGTGGTAGAGAAGGGTGCAAGGGAAACGCTTCGGTTGCTCATTAGTTCGACAAAGACAAATCCACAACTGATGGGCGTTATACCTGTTGTTTTGAACAGCACTGACAAAAAACATGGTAACCTTGCTGTAGAAAGCAGGGGACTTTATAGTGGAATAAGAGATGTTGGTGCCATTGAAAATACTGTTGGTATGGTAGGATTAGTTTCCCAGCAGATGGTACATTGCGGGGAGGATGATTTGGACAACATATCACAGGTTGCGGAAGGCCCCGAAAAGTCCTGCTCAGATGATGGAGGGGCCAAGACTGACTGGAAGTAA